In a genomic window of Helianthus annuus cultivar XRQ/B chromosome 10, HanXRQr2.0-SUNRISE, whole genome shotgun sequence:
- the LOC110882761 gene encoding uncharacterized mitochondrial protein AtMg00810-like, with translation MSVLPRVVIIYKRDSRIMYLLVYVDDLILTGNHSPTIKSFVTTLDKEFAIKDLGRLNYFLGLEVTYTQNGLFLNQSKYTMDILTRANMLDAKPAPTPLSSNVSFVSAGTVAFGLHYSRPITTSLLSYSDADWDRCLETRRSTYGYSIFLGGNLISWSAKKQLTVARSSCESEYRAMANTAAEIVWITHLLQELHALPSDRPTLLCDNQSAIFLT, from the exons atgtcggttttaccgagggttgttataatcTACAAACGAGATTCTCGTATTATGTATCTTCTCGTTTATGTTGATGATCTAATTCTTACGGGTAAtcattcaccaaccatcaaatcTTTTGTTACTACTCTCGATAAGGAATTTGCCATCAAGGATCTTGGAAGACTCAACTATTTTCTGGGTTTGGAGGTTACCTACACTCAAAATGGATTATTCTTAAATCAGTCAAAATACACTATGGATATTCTAACACGGGCAAATATGTTGGATGCTAAACCAGCTCCAACACCTTTAAGCTCCAACGTTTCTTTTGTGTCTGCAG GGACTGTTGCTTTTGGATTACACTATAGTCGACCCATCACCACATCGTTGCTTAGCTACTCTGATGCTGATTGGGATCGTTGCTTAGAGACTCGTCGTTCGACTTACGGTTACTCCATCTTTTTGGGTGGTAATTTGATTTCTTGGAGTGCTAAAAAGCAACTGACTGTTGCCAGATCCAGTTGTGAATCCGAATATCGTGCTATGGCTAATACTGCTGCTGAGATTGTTTGGATCACGCATCTGCTTCAGGAACTACATGCTCTTCCTTCGGATAGACCGACTCTTCTCTGCGATAATCAGAGTGCGATTTTTCTCACATAG